A genomic window from Silene latifolia isolate original U9 population chromosome Y, ASM4854445v1, whole genome shotgun sequence includes:
- the LOC141630321 gene encoding uncharacterized protein LOC141630321 has translation MGYLIGDFQNAFLPGKQISDNILLAHEAMNKVNSHKKGKSGRFAFKADMRKAYDRVNWDFLKVVLLKVGLPPRLVALIMNCVTTVSYQDKDESVKEFHKLLVDYCDAPGQIINEEKYGIIFSPSTKIRNARTCMKILKIKGNKGMGKYMGLPTEVQGCKSGKTIHWCSHKFLSLPKCEGGLGIRNIECLNRAMLAKHGYRIASGHDSYFSRVFRKLLLGKAMLGDERSIRKHSGLSWGSRSILHVLILIQEHMGWKPGCASTLNVWTGKWVEGEYGEAGNVNLKVRDLFIEGEAEDGGSWNEDIVRGFFSEETASKILAMPVNMSRREDSIFWPHSSTGEYNVKSGYGIVFTNFMELHGSEKDKSRVGWEEKAFAEVNYGNYRDRRRGNYCFGGSLQIRSRWESILKKEQSWLRQVVNYVIMKGW, from the exons ATGGGCTATCTTATAGGGGATTTTCAGAATGCTTTCCTCCCAGGAAAACAAATATCAGATAATATCCTACTTGCTCATGAAGCCATGAACAAAGTCAACTCACACAAAAAAGGAAAAAGTGGCCGCTTTGCCTTCAAAGCTGATATGAGGAAGGCGTATGATCGGGTTAACTGGGACTTCCTAAAGGTTGTTTTGCTCAAGGTGGGGTTGCCGCCTAGGCTGGTGGCACTTATTATGAACTGTGTAACAACAGTGTCTTATCAG GATAAGGATGAGTCTGTGAAGGAATTTCACAAACTATTAGTGGATTATTGTGATGCACCAGGACAAATTATAAATGAGGAAAAATATGGGATTATATTTAGTCCTAGTACGAAGATTAGGAATGCAAGGACCTGTATGAAGATTCTCAAGataaaaggaaataaaggaatGGGTAAATACATGGGTCTACCCACTGAGGTGCAAG GATGTAAATCTGGAAAAACCATCCACTGgtgtagtcataaattccttagtCTCCCGAAATGCGAAGGCGGTTTGGGAATAAGGAACATTGAATGCTTGAATCGCGCTATGCTGGCTAAACATGGATATAGGATTGCCTCAGGGCATGACTCCTATTTCAGCCGTGTATTCAGGAAATTGTTATTGGGCAAAGCCATGCTGGGTGATGAAAGATCTATTAGGAAGCATTCGGGCCTTTCCTGGGGATCAAGAAGTATCCTTCATGTTCTAATTTTAATCCAGGAGCACATGGGATGGAAACCTGGATGTGCGTCAACGTTAAATGTGTGGACTGGTAAATGGGTGGAAGGGGAGTATGGGGAGGCTGGAAATGTTAATCTTAAGGTGAGGGATCTTTTTATTGAAGGAGAGGCGGAAGATGGGGGAAGCTGGAATGAGGACATAGTGCGAGGTTTTTTCTCGGAGGAGACTGCAAGTAAAATCCTGGCAATGCCAGTTAATATGTCACGTAGGGAGGACTCCATCTTTTGGCCGCACAGTAGCACGGGAGAGTATAATGTGAAAAGTGGATATGGAATTGTTTTCACAAATTTTATGGAGTTGCATGGTTCGGAAAAGGATAAATCAAGAGTAGGGTGGGAGGAAAAGGCTTTTGCAGAAGTAAATTATGGAAATTACCGGGACCGGCGACGTGGAAATTATTGTTTTGGAGGATCATTACAGATACGCTCCCGGTGGGAATCAATTTTGAAAAAAGAGCAATCCTGGTTGAGACAGGTTGTAAATTATGTGATAATGAAGGGATGGTGA